The genomic region ttgtgagagcacttgtaggtgagatccacaaaactattgaagaggaaagaacaacaatggagccgcatggaaggagtattcaatcttgaatctggtttgcataatgttttcttttgaatgcttcattttcatacctctattgaatgtgcattgtgattaggttcattgcaatgagtatttctttgattgagctatcatgtttaatgttttgattgatctacttatcttgtgatgattcctaatttctatcccacaggactatttcacacaacttgcacaactgaaatttcttgaccttcttcagaggttaagtaatctagagacactcttaactttagcagctcttctacctatgctagaggaaatgagtAATATTATGAAGGCAGCCcaaaaaagagctatgtatattgcagaatatgctacactgcgtaagatgacatgcatgaccctcgacaatctctatagaaatcaaccaacactatctgatgaaaaaattgttaagtggtggacactcacagatttggaCAATCCTGCTAAATTTTTATAAATCGGTgcaaacggggaggtatgtgccaatgtatggggagttgagataccaatgcacttctatgccatggtcgacctcaaggaaccaggaaagcaccctaggaagcaactagcaagagttacaagggaatatttcgacaagattgttgagattgtaactacttctgtgaagaaaattgcctatgatctttactcacaaattagaagcatattccctcctgacaacctactcaaagcaatttctattgtgtttcctcaatattggagcctcaacagtgcaactgattttcaaagtaagctactgactttgataaaataattttgcatatccaaagaattgaatggagtagctataaatgaaatattagatgaaactcatcttcgagagaaatcatctcattttgcatacactatgagagaacaatatagaacaatggagaacccccgcgaagagggattgGTTACAAGGCTTTGGAAATTTATAGATGAGAATGcagtgttgcgtgattcaatgccagaatatttgaagcttgttgatttatgtcttaacATTATATttggttcggtggaagatgagagtttCAATGCTTTGGGATTcccaaaatcaaagctaagaaataaactaaacaaaaaattggaaaattgcttgaggctctatacatctaggtatgatgtccacacttttccttacaatagggcactgcaaatctggaggtccaaatgcgaaagaagaggtttgggaaacacttcaaaccaaagtgccagtggaactattgactcatgtactggacctactggtagcattgagatgtagttcaacgaaggtatgcagactcaaagtgaagaaaccacagacaagaatcaagaaagctttgaatttgatgaagatgaatggcaattgtaagagattggtatttattaatcttattactatatatcatcattcatattacaaaatcatagtattatggttgataacttgatgatattttatgagtttcttaactttttgcaattagaatttaatattgatttgtaattgtatttttcaactttatatttccagatttaaaatagcaaaataaaagaccataatgtgtttattgatatagagatatttatttagacatgtttgagaacttagattttcattaattctttcaaaatatagccatatgatgcaattcattcaatagtaatacaccaatctatgtgattctccttgcaaaagtcaatacaaagtttcaaaaccctttgcaactgaccctgaattcccttttatagaaacaagggagaaacaatagcttcaggtcgaattgcaacatgtgaagactcaacatcaaaatcacaaactcagcacatatttacatggccatcacaggctgAATTAggaatttaacaactgctacatgtttgatgtctcctgttcaaaaaatagagttcaaaattaaatattaattcaagccatgacaaattaaatatagataatagcaatgcctaaaacctagtaataagaaatagagaaatgcagaaatgttaaagcttgggagaatttgagaataaaaatttataggttgaagttttgcactgtgcatcatagattcagaggctggattagcaatttagcaatagcgagtgctggttttttcctattcataaaacagagttatttcaagcgatgccaaattccaaacagagaaaacataaaaccttgaaattaagagtaaaagaagaaaactgtgcaatacatactatgattcttaagatttatgtgccactttttgtagggtgctccacccttcgtctgatggaaggtcaatattttgtaaactatgaaAAGTCAAgtgcaacttcgtcaacaatccatatttagaagagtgacttgacatcattgtttcacccaatactgcatttagagttgtaaatggttggatgaattcccgAAAggtttggggagttgtgttcttaggaagcaagtataaatcaaacttcatttttatctccatgctttttttgtaagcttattttccaatgaatttatttgatgggtcaacagtcttagacaaaccaagtttaatcaaagcagttttcttttcttgcagcttcaatatctttttgccacatttatccataacttttgatgtttcccttagtttctggcatttttgaaggacaaatgatgtcttaactatggcatcaatgcagctcttaattcccttagatgccaagtagctatcactggtactgtagactacttgcataatttgtttttccatatcctcttttgaataaacatttatgctcttctcaaagtgccctttgattttcatataaattaatctcggACTTTCATtgaattcaaaccattcacacaacttgtcactcctttgcattatttgttgccaaatgttttcttgtatatactttgttgtatttttcatattatctttcaatctatcctccaaagttttaattttagcATTTGcgttgtgcaggtcttctttcatttgtgcacatttctttctttcttcctctacttcctcttccaaatttttttatttttccttctcatgatccaataggtattgtgtttttcttatttcggcaacaacagactcataacttttgtataatttttgaaaactggctctttcctcatcaatttttttactgctttaaGCCTAGTTTTCTCttaggtccttcaattttgcatccatcttttcctgttctgcaatttctattgcaaagcccgaattttttatccttttctgtaaatcattgcacttgttatatgttgctttcctctttgattttttgtttgccagGTCTACCTGtaaattttctatttgtttctccagtattttttctctctccacctttagctatgaagtgtagaccacttcgttagtcgtTTTTGATACCCTAaatttgtccacattatgtactttggaaaatccatttggagggtgctaacttgaaatttagagggatctatctaattgtgtggtggatttttatctttagttgggggcataacaaccatgaactccatcatatctttgtgtgggtcatatatTGGAAATACCccgttccttgcaggttgttcatctaaaacttaagtcagggcaaccctatgaaatgctctctttttttttttctttatttgcatttgttgtgtcttcaaatttttcatagtaatcacaaaattgaaaatctggacttgttgaagcaattgaatgtttgaaaggtgacataagaatagcagaggctccagttccacttatgcttgtggttttaactaatgcattactaggattaccaacaacaattcatGATCCTGTCCCACTGACATTTTCAtgtataatttttataatattttgaggtgtgtgatctgaagctccaaatgattgatttgtagtgttagtggcacttgatataggattctgaatagtatgagtatctaccactagtggcctcttgcaagagatattttgttgttacccttgtccaacaccaagacaactagtatcagtagtagtacccatggtaaccccaccaatcacagtgatacttgactgaacactaataggaatactatccccagattcaaCACCAGTGGCAGttgcacttgattcaccaccaatgggaataccattatgtgatggtggttgtggatttgaacctgaaacaaatgcaagtggaccctgagggtaatgagtagtaccctTCTGtaatgaatctgaagaatcaagtccaatggcTGGTTTAACAAgatcttttgattttgaatctgatggaagttgtacctcaggtggataccaaatgccttctcctctgggacctagaccaccacctacaaaacccattttttccacaatgtttgcccctttgctatatttttctttcatggactcattgaatccacctaatattttagggactgtagtagttgttggagtggcctcaacctcatactcataatcatcttcactcctatcatatgttgttgtggggtGCTCCATATTCCATAATTCGCTAAACTATTCATCCTCGTTGATGGTCTCAAATTCTACACTAGTttttggttcactgagattcttcctcatagtccaaaaatcatatatttttgtttgagtccaataactctctttacattcttgcagaattgatttgagaatagatttgttagatggattagcatatttttggtagaaattgtaggacctcctattttggatgtcctggccctcctctgttttcctctgtgtgtgcaatgccataatttgtgatgacatttcttttgttgaaatgttattatcagcggcaattttctccatctctttttttacctcatcctaggagtccatgtttctaagcttttctagcaatggtttgcTTTCGTGTTGAAATAACGCTAAAGATTTCCCATTTTTCtaaagccttgcttgaactacaccgattgcatcatactgctagagaccctcatcaccaaagctaaaaactgtcaaaaaatcatgtgccacattgagtgattttctctcaaatgtgaaccctctacatgagaaaggcaaggaaggaaatatgctcttcttttccTGACCATGGAACtgcctatctgtgctctctaaCTGTCGTACAtattctaatgcaaataccctctctgtcacatatATTGGaggtctgtatggttttactactaatacgtaaaaccttaacacagtgtattcttccaacgagaaccagtcaaccaattctatttgacttctgagttgaatgcaatctctacaagacacaggcaatctaggcattggagtgcttctaatttcattatacattgctaccaaaaataagtctacaaaatggttgtagttctttttgttatcatgcatccttatctttggtgtccattcatatattggacactctattatgttctgagtcttctcatcaatcttatagttcacaatttgaagattgttggtcttgaatattgcacaatacttggatagaaggagatagcacaagtaggatgagaacctaaatgtcttacaggaaccttttttaatcattagtaattatttccaatcccaggcaaaacaacaacaaggaaatagtatcctgaacccatggaacaaaaatgttagaatcataaggaggcttatgattttgatccaacaaAGTACCACAccttattagagctttgataaatgaatctgtgcaacttggatcgagactctcataattctctgtcagctttcctaggtcaatttggagatttgagttttgtgcttcaaacccaaggttcaacaaacaaacaaattctcccatgtttatggatagaatttcctcttttatattttgattgacaattgcttttttatcttcatcataatttttggcgcaaaCCATGGAaaaatcaaggcaagggaatacttcaggtaacaccatgcttcccaatccagcatcccacgatgtgattttatttgttctttgttttaacattgtgttaataatagaaaatttcgCCCTGGTTGGATctgccaccttactagacaatgcatatctaatatctgtgatacacttttcaccatggatagcagggtcataaatatcatggtattcatcagtgaaacctagtgttttaactagttcgattaggtacattttttttttcacttggcttcctattgaactattgcttcccattttccccatcactattattgttaataattcaaaataatgctagatacaaacttgaaaatgctaaccctcaaattggatcgcgagattaaaaaaaaagtaaaaaagacgAGATGTAGGTGTTTTAGATTctacccgaaatttctatttcactgcaTTGGCACAGAcaatctctgttgcaacttgcattcctcaatctagtagttgtttctgaatctccctcgatttactggtttgtccatgaaatgaaatacgattatgatttatgagtcacttattttgaaaactctgaaaagtacaaaagtaatacctaaagggcaaaatatctagaatcatcttgtaatttaattaattattattaatatctattcatcGCCGAAGGACAATacattcattgcttcagtctaaattctaaggatattaaatgtaaaatgttcaattctgggtaaAGTTCTcagaaatgtgttcacttcccatatacgggccgaaatccaccctaagtcgttgatctatgctcatccaacgaacgatggtatctgttgtcagtattcatgggtcccatgacttttgccatttttcaggcacgtcaccacactcgagtcacttttccggactattttttaatttttaatccttcaacttctaCCCCAAATAGAGCTTTATTGACTtaactatatttaattaaatgtaaaacatttaaTTCTAGGCAAAGTTCTCATAAATGTGTttgcttcccacattcgggccgaaatccaccctaagtcattgatctgtgctcatccaaggGATGATGGTATATGTTTTCAAttatcatgggtcccatgacttttgccattttttgggcacatcaccacactcgagtcacttttccagaCTGGTTTTTAAGTCTCTTTAGTCCGTCAACTTCAgcctgaaatagagctttatagacttaattatatttgatttaatgtaaaatgttcaattctgggtgaagttctcacaaatgtgttcacttaccacattcgggctgaaatcccccctaagccattgatctgtgctcatccaacaaacAATGGTATATgctgtcagttgtcatgggtcccatgaattTTGCCATTTTTCGAGCACGTCACCATGCTCGAGTCACTTTTTGGAATTATTTTTTAactctatttaatcattttaaacttgtgcccgaaaaagagctttatagatttaattatatttaattaaatgtaaaacattcaattccgagTGAAGttatcacaaatgtgttcacttcccacattcaagctgaaatccaccctaagccgttgatctttgttcatccaacggatgatggttcatggtacctgttgtcagatgttgtgggtcccataataagagacatttaaagatgtgcaatagttttagataactattaaatataatgataatattattttctaaaaatatgaaattcaaaaatagtacagaacatgaaacttagattctagaattaataaaataactaaataaaaatataaattttggtatacaatttgaaaggtaaaagtttaatataaaaaagaaaacattcaatattaaatctataaTATTAATTATCATTTTGCAATACTGTCTCTGTATGGTGTATTGATGTAACTTTTGCTTAGCATACTCGGTTTTTTGTTTTCTCTCCGTGTGAGGCATGCCTCCGGAGTTGAAAAACTTGAGATTCCTTTTCGTACTGTAATTTCTGTTGATAACTCTATAATCAATATAAAAAactttaacaaaattctttaaaaatatgtttatgatatataattttaaaaaatagtttaaaaatatatataaaagttcaacataaatttagtgtaatataaattttcatttaatttaatttaataaataaataaagactaaatatatatataagatttcaacataaatttagtttaatataaattttaatttaatataattttaatttaatttagttcaaattaatttaataaacaaataaatactataaaaaaattatatgattgtatttacaacaaagtttatagcctctatgtaaaatccaccctaagtcgttgatctaattgagtctaatcctgttctctaattgagtctagaatcttgaattttcttctaatgaccttggccttgagtctaataatgtggcgAACAACTAGAGAAGTAATTCATGGATTGATCGTGTGCAAGAAAAAGAAAACAGTAGCTAAGACAAAGCAGAATAGCTGGTAAAGTGGATTGAGGTTATTATTATGGAACAGTAGCTAAGACAAAGCAGAATAGGTGGTAAAGTGGATTGAGGTTATTATTATgcacgaggatgaggatgaggatgatcaGGAGATGAAATGCCAAGTGATGGGCATGAGGAATGAGGATGATCTCCGGAATGAGGATGATCACTAGGAGATGAAATGCCAGGTGATGGGCATGAGTCCGAAGTCATTATCGAAGTGGCGCACGCCGAGGGCTTTCCAAACACTTTCAGAGGCGTCCACGATGTCATCCTTACACGGCTTCGCGCATTCATCGATGACGGTGGCCACCGTAGACTTCCCTCGCGCACTCATTTTCACTTTGCGAAAACAGTTGGAGTTGTGATGAAAGGTGGGAGGAGGAAGAGCCACCCAGTGATCATTGTCGGAATGGAAGTGCCCGTCACAAGCGGAAGGTCCGCCTCCATCTCCTCCTTTCTCGAAGCTGTTCACCGTCATTCTTCCCCGCCTTTCACTCGCACTTGTACACATTGTCATCATCATTACACAGCATACCAACAACACCCATTTCAATCCCCCCATTCTCTTCTCCTTTCTCGAAACCCCTAGTCATTGTTATATGATGACCACTCACTCACTATCTTATATATATTTGCAAGAGAAATATATTTCATGTATTACATCGACAGGCGTTAATAATTTTGTACATTTCTACTTCGCTAATCACACTTTTGCCTTATCCATTGTCCGCTCTTGAAAGGTTTAGTTTTAGGGAAACAGAAACATAATCAATTATATCTATGATATCGACAGCCGAGTATGTTATAACCTGTAAATCCCCGGTCCATTTTGGACGGTTTTAAAGATCGACACAAATATTCTTCAATTTTAGAGTAGTATGGTCTTGGAGATGATATACTCACTTTACGTATTAGACATTCTTTACCAAACTTAACAAACCAATATTGGTCCACGCCATCATTGGCATCGATGACATTGAAATCGGCCATGAAATTTAGCTTAAATCTTTAAAGATGAAAACAAATATTACTTGTTGATTGGTTTGATAGTCTTCGATTGTCTCTTCCTTTGTATGATTTGAAGTAAAAGAACAAGAATGCACAGTCATACAATTTGAGTTTGGAATGCACTCCTGAAATTTGTGTGAAGGCCTTTCACTTTTCCTCGTTAAACTTCGTTTTCGAGTTTTATTGTCGTTTTAGTTGGAAAGTGGTGCCGCATCACAAAGGATTAAGAAAAAACCGTGAGGATTGAATAGTCGGCATGTTGACTTGTCACACTTTGTAGCATTTCCTTTTAAACAAGAGATGCAAATGGTTACTTTAGAATAGATAGAAGTAGAGATGAGTAGAGAAATGGAGAGAGTagagggagataaaaataaagaaatagagataaagagataaatagaTTGAGGGGAAGAAATAGAGGGAGAGTTTAAGATAGAGATAAGGAAATAGATAAGTACAGAGGGAGAGTTTAAGATAGAGATAAGGAAATAGATAAGTATATAGGGTAGGGTAGGGTAGGGTCGGGTGGGGTGGTGTGGGATCAAGACTAGAATGTAAATTACAAATCATCAGTTTGAATAATCGGTATGTTGACAACTTCTTTTTAACTAAGTGTCTATAAAATAAgagtatatatatttttaaaaaagtaGATAAGAATTTGTTATATTGATATGAGATTAAACTTTGAAATAAACATAAACAAGACTATCAAGCAAGAGATATTGAAGAGTTGATTTCTGCTATCATGTTCATTTCAATATACtttcaaatttacctttctttaaAGATATGACACTATTCAAATTAATGtctaattaattaacttttctcataaaaaaaataaaaatcctagtGAAAATTTGAAAAGTTTAGAAAGTTAATAAGTTCATATAAATGGGAGTATGTAAATTCAATGCCTACATAATGAAATATTTGAAATATTGATTTGTTTGATATTCATATGGTAGAAATATATAGTTTAGATATTGTGGTACAATGAAATGTAACTCACATAAATATTTTAAGAAAACTAACTAATTAAATATAGCTTAAGTTTAAAATTAAGAGTTCAAAACTGAATAATAAATACATTAGTTTAGATAAATTAAATGTAGTATTTAGATGAATTTGGAATAGAGAATATATTGTTAGAGATTTTATAAATAGTTAGAATGTTATATGTTTATTAAAAACTTAAATGTATCATGCTTATCATAATATAGAACATGGTTGAGGGTGGCAAAGTCATAACATAGAATATTTATGCTTTAATTAATATTATAGATTTTCTCACCAAGCCAATGAGCACAAATAAATTGGGTTGATGTCAGCATACCATGATTCTCGCCTCTTCTAGAATATGattcattatttatttttctattatatCTTTGTAATGTAAATGTCGAGTATGAGAAAAGCCGGATTAGGTGTACTATTTTCTTTGCGAATCCTATGTTttataaatctaatttaattacgTGGATGATAATTAGCGCGTGATATTCAAAGATCATGAGGTGAGAAAAATAGGATGCCTATATGAGCTTGGGACATCATTTATGTACTATTTATTCTTCAAAGTACTTGGGATGTTGTGTAAGAAGACAATAAATAGGGAGATTAAATTGAAAAGGTTTCAATTGGATTTTATAGAAGATCTTAATAATTCAAATATTATGAAAATACATTATTTGTTCTAGTAAAACTTCGTAATAAGGGCAAAGGACTAAAAATAATTCTTGAGGATAGGTAGGCTGTTATATCCCTTTGTCATGAAATTTTTATATATTTGCTTAAATTACATGATTAGAGATGTGTTGTTGTTATTTGAAGTTATTGAAAATATCACCTGATCTAGATAGATGATATAAATTCTAGCAATTAATACCTTATTATTTGGATACCTGTTATGGTTAAAAGATTATGTCTAACTATCTTCATATGCATAAGTGGATGTAGGAGATTTTATGTCCAAGAAAGGAGAATAGAGCTGTAGCTCTATTTTTGGGgttgaaaaaaatataaaatattatggaGCTATATTATGATGTGAAGAAGAGAAGAATTAAGTtggaagaaagaggaagacaaaggtgaaaacaaaagaaaaccaaaTATGAGCAAAAGGAACTACAATAATTAGAGTTTGAGTTGGAGTAGTTATGGTGCATGGCAGAAGATTATGAGGCATGCAATAACAAAAAGCCAAAGAGAAATAAATCTACATCAAAGACACTGAAGAGTTGTGAGAATGTGAAAAATAATGGTAATAATAAATATTCACTTTGTGGACAAGAGCCATTCTCAAAACAGAAAGTCATCGAGTCAAGGATCAGATAAGAAGTGGAATGATTAGAACAAGGAAATATAGGATCCATTGAAGAAATGGATAAAATACCTTTGAATGAGATATTCCAAGAATCAATGAAAGAAAAAAATGGTTGAATGGGTTGAAGATGAAGAGATGGTTGAGTTTTATGGATCAGTAGAGTTGTGTTACCCCTAATAATGGGAAGGCATTGAAGATTACAATGTAGAGAGAGAAGACTTGAGAGACTAAAATGAGAAGGAATGCAACCTAACACAAGACGAGTCCCAAATTGTTGTAGTAGTGGATTAAGTAGTCCGTGTTGGAGAGGAAGCTGCACTAGAGATGGAAATATTTGGGATCCCCATTTGTGATGACGATTTAATATTTTTAGAGAACACAACTTA from Cryptomeria japonica chromosome 3, Sugi_1.0, whole genome shotgun sequence harbors:
- the LOC131066393 gene encoding putative ripening-related protein 6, giving the protein MTVNSFEKGGDGGGPSACDGHFHSDNDHWVALPPPTFHHNSNCFRKVKMSARGKSTVATVIDECAKPCKDDIVDASESVWKALGVRHFDNDFGLMPITWHFIS